A region of Sesamum indicum cultivar Zhongzhi No. 13 linkage group LG7, S_indicum_v1.0, whole genome shotgun sequence DNA encodes the following proteins:
- the LOC105166449 gene encoding uncharacterized protein LOC105166449 yields MPRPGPRPYECVRRAWHSERHQPMRGLIIQQIFRLVHDNHPSATKKNKEWQEKLPIVVLRAEEIMYSKANSEAEYSNSETLWDRVNEAVDTIIRKDERTESGELLPPCVEAALNLGCVPVRASRSQRHNNPRTYLRPTHQECGDMPPKVLNEKANDRNSVLMPLHISKSSMLKMPQNVDTARSVWECNKHITLNTTQRIASSCDRHPSIGNRNSIEFDHDTSLNRGSVYPLYYGTSFKPEVPQLGFQEPQKSDSIIVGVPIFSSVAETTEVGCLQNLFPYGDDINVAKETYEAASKDYKGKGSEMGFDLSLRLGLFSDSNSSREKESGCGADRVGHRVVPVEGRLKEKEFSFFPVESAYEHSWLNKSRWNSEGENQNTEVASRKRKLPTSADIETDQFFWSQDSTSNHLAGQMRRPGL; encoded by the exons ATGCCTAGACCGGGACCGAGACCGTATGAGTGCGTGAGAAGAGCTTGGCATAGTGAAAGACACCAACCCATGAGAGGCTTGATTATTCAACAGATTTTCAG GCTTGTACATGATAATCACCCTTCTgcaactaaaaaaaataaagaatggcAAGAGAAGCTGCCTATTGTGGTGTTGAGAGCGGAGGAAATCATGTACTCCAAAGCCAACTCTGAG GCTGAATATTCGAATTCTGAAACGCTATGGGACCGTGTCAATGAAGCGGTTGATACGATAATTCGGAAGGATGAGCGCACCGAGAGTGGGGAGCTTTTGCCTCCATGTGTTGAAG CTGCACTTAACTTGGGTTGTGTTCCAGTAAGAGCATCGAGAAGCCAAAGGCACAATAATCCGCGAACATACCTCAGACCAACACATCAAGAATGTGGTGATATGCCCCCAAAAGTTCTCAATGAGAAAGCTAATGACCGCAATTCTGTTTTGATGCCTTTGCATATATCCAAAAGCTCAATGCTTAAGATGCCCCAAAATGTAGATACAGCTAGATCAGTTTGGGAGTGTAACAAGCATATTACACTAAATACTACTCAGCGAATTGCTTCTTCATGTGATAGACATCCTTCTATTGGCAATAGAAATAGTATTGAATTCGATCATGACACTTCATTGAACAGGGGCTCGGTATATCCCTTGTACTATGGGACAAGCTTCAAACCTGAAGTTCCTCAGTTGGGCTTCCAGGAACCTCAAAAGTCTGATTCAATAATTGTTGGTGTGCCAATATTCTCATCAGTTGCTGAAACTACTGAAGTTGGGTGCTTGCAGAATCTATTCCCTTATGGTGATGATATTAATGTTGCAAAGGAAACCTATGAAGCTGCTTCCAAAGACTACAAAGGGAAGGGATCCGAGATGGGTTTTGACTTGTCCTTGAGGTTGGGTCTGTTTTCTGACTCAAACTCAAGCAGGGAAAAGGAATCTGGTTGTGGAGCTGATAGAGTTGGTCATAGAGTTGTTCCGGTTGAAGGCCGgctcaaagaaaaagagttttctttcttccctGTGGAGTCTGCCTATGAACACTCCTGGTTGAATAAAAGTAGGTGGAACTCAGAGGGTGAGAATCAGAACACAGAAGTAGCTTCTAGGAAACGTAAGCTTCCCACTAGTGCAGATATAGAAACTGATCAATTTTTCTGGTCACAAGATTCAACTTCTAACCATTTGGCTGGTCAAATGAGAAGACCTGGTTTGTAG